The genomic interval GAAGACGCTGCGCGCGAGCGCTTCAAGCAGATCGCCGACTACTACGACGCCCGGCGCGAAGCGATGGAGCAGCCCGGCTCCGGCGCGATCTACAAGCCGCTGCCGCCGGATCGGCTGTATCTCACCGACAGTGAATGGACCGCGCGGCTCGAAGGCGTCGCCCTGGCGCGGCTGACGCCGTTCGCGCTGCCGGACGACACCAGCGACGTGATCGATGCCGGTGCCCGTGCCGGCCGCAACTTCGCGCCGGAGCGCGCGGACGCCAACGTCAACGTGTTCGAGACGCTGGTGGCGCACGTCTATGCGCTGCAGGCTGCGCGCAAGAAGGTGGTGATCGCGCTGTGGAGCGAAGGCTCGCGCGACCGCATGGCGAGCATGCTGAAGGACCACAAGCTGGTCGCGCTCACCAGCGTCAATTCCTGGCGCACCGTGCAGGCGACGCCGCGCAACGAAACCATGCTGGCGGTGGTCGGCCTGGAGTCCGGCTTCGAGACCGACGCCTTTGCGGTGATCACCGAGCAGGACGTACTCGGCGACCGTCTGGTGCGGCAACGCAAGGCCAGCAAGAAGCTCGACAACTTCATCTCCGAAGTCACCAGCCTGTCGACCGGCGACATCGTGGTGCATGTCGAGCACGGCATCGGCCGGTTCGTCGGCCTGCAGACGCTCGAAGTCGGCGGCGCGCCGCACGACTGCGTCGAACTGCACTACGCCAATGACACCAAGCTGTTCCTGCCGGTCGAGAACATCGAACTGCTGTCGCGCTACGGCTCCGACGGCACCACGGTTGAACTCGACAAGCTCGGCGGCTCGGGCTGGCAGGCGCGCAAGGCCAAGCTGAAGAACCGTATCCGTCAGATCGCCGGCGAACTGATCAAGGTCGCTGCCGAACGGCATCTGCGCGAGGCGCCGAAGCTGCCGGTGCAGCCGCAGCTCTATGACGAGTTCTGCGCGCGCTTCCCCTACGACGAAACCGAGGACCAGCTCGCCGCGATCAACGCGGCACTCGGCGATCTGGAGAAGGGCACGCCGATGGACCGTCTGGTCTGCGGCGACGTCGGTTTCGGCAAGACCGAGGTGGCGCTGCGCGCGGCTTTCGCGGTGGCGCTCGACGGCAAGCAGGTCGCGGTCGTGGTCCCGACCACGCTGTTGGCGCGGCAGCACGCCAAGACTTTCACCGAACGCTTCCGTGGCTTCCCGGTCAATGTCGGCCAAGCGTCGCGACTGGTTTCGACCAAGGAGCTGTCGCAGGTCAAGAAAGGCATCGCCGACGGCACGCTCGACATCGTCGTCGGCACCCACGCGCTGCTCGGCAAGTCGATCAAGTTCAAGGATCTCGGCCTCGTCATCGTCGACGAGGAGCAGCACTTCGGCGTGACCCACAAGGAGAAGCTGAAGCAGCTGCGCTCCGAGGTCCACGTGCTGACGCTCAGCGCGACGCCGATCCCGCGCACGCTGCAGCTCGCCATGACCGGCGTGCGCGACCTCTCGATCATTGCGTCGCCGCCGGTCGACCGGCTCGCGGTGCGAACCTTCGTGGCGCCGCATGATCCGTTGATGATCCGCGAGGCGCTGCTGCGCGAGCGCTATCGCGGCGGTCAGGCTTTCTACGTCGTGCCGCGGATCGACGATCTCGCCGAGGTGAAGGACTTCCTCGACAAGCATGTGCCGGAGATGAAGGTCGCGGTCGCGCACGGCCAGATGCCGCCGGCCGTGATCGAGGACATCATGTCGGCCTTCTACGACGGCAAGTTCGACATCCTGCTGTCGACCACGATCGTCGAATCCGGCCTGGATATCCCGAACGCGAACACGCTGATCGTGCACCGCGCCGACATGTTCGGCCTGGCGCAATTGTATCAGCTCCGCGGCCGCGTCGGCCGCTCCAAGCTGCGCGCCTACGCGTTGTTCACGCTGCCGCAGCACAACATCACCGCGCAGGCGGAGCGCCGGCTGAAGGTGCTGCAATCGCTGGAAACGCTCGGCGCCGGCTTCCAGCTAGCCTCGCACGACCTCGACATTCGCGGCGCCGGCAATCTGCTCGGCGAGGAGCAGTCCGGCCACATCAAGGAAGTCGGCTTCGAGCTGTATCAGCAGATGCTCGAGGAGGCGATCACCAACCTCAAGGCCGGCATCGTCGACGAGCCGGTCGCCGACCGCTGGTCGCCGCAGATCACCATTGGCATGCCGGTGCTGATCCCGGAGGACTTCGTCGCCGATCTTGCGGTGCGGCTGTCGCTGTATCGCCGGCTCGCCGATCTCGACACCGACGAGGAGATCGAGAACTTTGCCGCCGAGCTGCGCGACCGTTTCGGTCCGCTGCCCGACGAGGTGCGCTATCTGTTCAAGATCGCGGCCATCAAAGCGTATTGCCGCCGCGCCAATGTCGAGAAGGTCGACGCCGGTCCGAAGGGCGTGGTCATCAGCTTCCGCGACAACGCGTTCGCGCAACCGGACAAGCTGGTGTTCTTCATCAAACGCCACGGCGAAGCCGCCAAGGTGCGGCCCGACATGAAGGTGGTGTTCTTCCAGGTCTGGGAGACGCCGGAAGAACGGCTGATGGGGACGACCGATATCCTCAAGCAGCTCGCCGACCTCGCCGAGAACCGCAAGGCGGCGTGATTTCGCCTCAGCGTCATTGCGAGGCGCGCAGCGACGAAGCAATCCAGAAGCTCCGTACACCGGCCCGTGGATTGCTTCGCTGCGCTCGCAATGACGGGATCGTCTTGGCTGGACGCCTACGACGCCGCGCGGCGGCGGTCCTGCTGCACCACGCGGGTGAGGATGGCGCGGGCGGATTCGTCCGGCATCAGGGTCGCGACGCTGACGTCGGGATCGATCCGGGCCTCGCGCCTTGCGCTGTGAGCCGTCTGCTTGATCACGCTGCTGAGCCGCCGCGCGATCGCCTGGGCGTTGCGCAGGTCAGTTGCCGCGAACACCACCAGCAGCGTGCCGTCGGTCTGCAGCGTGCCGAAGTCCATCTTGCGCATCAGCCGGCTGACGATCCGTGCGGCGTCGTTGACCGCGCGGCGATCGGCGCGGTGCAGGACGAAACGCGCGACCGACAGGCCTTCGCCGCGAGTCTGCGCCTGATACACGGCGGTCGCAAAATCGCGCTCGAACGCAGCCTCGGTGAGGAGGCCGGTGCGGGGATCGAGCAGCCCGCCGGCATCGAGCGAAGCCAGCGTGCGGGTGAGCCGGCCCTCGAAGGCGTGCTGGCGCACCAGCGGCAGCGCGGCGCCGACGATCCGCGCCGGATCGCCGTCGACGAATTCGAGGTTGGGCAGTTCGAAGCTGCCGTGCGGCGCCGGAATGCCGACCACGATCGGCAGATGCCGGAACCGGGTGTCTTCCGACAGCACGGTGAGAAAGGCATCCACCACGCGTGAGCTGAAGCCTTCGGCCAGCACGATGCCGTCGAGATCGCGGGCGTTGAGATGCTTGGCGGCGGCTTCGATCGACAGCGCGCCGACCACCCCGACCCGTTCGCCGAGCGCCACCGACAGCGCCGGATAGGCGGCGCCGCGGCCGATCAGCAGCACGGTCGCGTCCTGCAGCGGATCATGGTCGGACAGTTCAGTGAGGCCGCTCGGATCGGTCAGGCGCCGCATCGCGGTGGCGTGCAGTGTCCGCACCCGCAGCGCGGCCCGCAGCCGCGGCGCCAGATGGATCAGCTCGCGCGGATCGGCGCTGAACGGCATGACGTTGTCGGGCAGGCCGCCATCGGCGCCGATCGCGATCAGCGGCACGTAGGGCTGGAGCAAGCCGATCTGGCGGGCGAGTGTCTCAAGGGAGCCGGCGGGCGCACCGCCATCTGCGACCACGGCCGACGGTCGCAGCCGGCCAACCGCTTCGCCAGCTTCCGGCCATGCAGAAGCGAGCACTGGAAACAGTTTGGCGTCCGTCAGTGCTGCGAGGGTCGGCGAGCTTTCATCGTCGGTTACGACGAGGATAGGCGCGTGGTACGACATTCCAAGAACGGCTCCCGCGGTCGAGGCGAAAACCGTAAGCCGTCGCTGTTAATGCGGCGTCAACGTCGATGCGCGGTTTTCATCGACCTTCGGAGCATCGCGGAAGGCTTCGACCATCAAAGGGTTTAGGCCGAGTTCTGCAAGTGCTTCACGAGCTCTGGAATTGTCCTGTGCGCGGCCTGCGAGCCGATAGCCGCTAAGCCGGTCCGGCAGCGCCGTGAGCAGCGCGCCCTGGCCGAGCCGCTTCGCCCATTCCTGCAGGTCCTGGGCGAGGAAGCGATAGCCGCCGACCGCCATCACCCCGGCAGGTGGAGCGGTGATGCAGATCGAGCCGGTGGCACGGTCGAGTCGGGCCGCGTAGCCGGTGTCGACGTAGTCTGGCGGCGGCGCCATCGGGATCGAACTGTTGAGCGGCGGCAGCGGCGCATAGGCGGCGAGCGTCACCATCGGACCACGCAGCCCGAGCGTGCCCTTCGGCGTGATCAGGATTTCGCCAGCAGTCGAACCGCCGGCATGATCGCGCGGCGCGGTGTGCGGCCCCGGCATGATCGCAGCCGGAGTACCTTCCGCCGTGCGCTGGGCGCCGAACAATCCGGCTTCGCCGAACAGATAGATGTCGGTGAAGTGGGCCGGCGTGCCGATCCAGTTCGGGCTGGAGGCGACCTGCTCGGGTGCGCGCCAGAGGCCCACCACGCTGCGCAGCGACGGAGCCTGCGCTGTCAGTCCGGCTTCGCCGAGGCGGAGAGCAAGGGGCGCCGGTGCGACCAGGGCCTGACAGCCGAGGTCGACGATCTGCCGCTCCAGTAACGCGTCATCGAACGGGTGGTGCAGGGCCAGCGTGCCGCCGCTGAGCAGCCACGTCACCATAGACGAGGCCAGCCCGGCGAACGTCGCCGGCGTCTGCGCCGACAGCAGCACCGCGCCCTGCGGGATCGCGCTTTCGAGGAAGACAACCAGACCGCCTGCGATCAGATGCAGATGGCTGCGCGGGATCGCCCGGACGCCGTCGCCGGTGGTATCGAACGAGATCACCGCGGCGCGGCGGGCTTCCTGTGGTCCCGGCGCCGGCGGCAATGCGGTGGGATCTTCCATCGCGGCGTCGAGCGAGGCCATGCCCTCGGGCAGGTCATCGCCGAAGCCGCAGACATGGCGGATCGAGAAAGCTTCCGCCGCGGCGTTCATGGCCAGATCGGAGTGGCTGACGCCGTCGATCCAGCGTGTCGACACGATCGCCCGCGCACCGGTGCGGTTCAGCGCGGCGGTGAGATCGGCGTGGCGCCAGAGCTGCGGCAGCAACGCAACGACGAGACCGGCGCGATGTGCCGCCAGGACGGTGAGCGGAAATTCGATGGTGTTCGGCAGTTGCACCGCGATCACCGAATTGCTCGGCAGACCGGCGGTGACGAAATGCGCGGCCAGCGCCGAGATCGCGCGGTCGGCCTCGGCATAGGTCATGCGCCGCGGCGGCTGCCCGGTGATGCGCTGCTTGTCCGGCGGATCGATCAGCGCGATCGCATCCGGCTGACGGGCGAGGGTGCGGCGAAACAGTCCGTCGAGCGTCGGCGAGGTGTTGGGCGGGCTCACGGGATCACCTCTGCGGCGGTTGCTGCGGCGGCGGCCGATACCACCATGTTTCGGGAAGATAACCCGTCAGGGCAGTGGCCTTCGGACGTTCTAAACGATTCCAGCGCGCGATCCATTGCTCACGCACGCTGTACACAGGGACCACGTAGAACCCCGAGATCAGGACGCGATCGAGCGCGCGCACGGCGTCGACGAAATCGGCGCGGCCGCGGGCACGTAGCAGCGCCGCAAGCATCGCGTCGATCGCCGGATCCTTGGCGCCCATGTAGTTGCGGGTGCCCGGCGTGTCGGCGGCGTCGCTCCCCCAATAGAACGACTGCTCGTTGCCGGGCGACAGTGACTGGTCCCAGCGGTTTGGGATCATGTCGAAGTCGTAGGCGAGGCGGCGCTGATCGAACTGCACGGCATCCACGGTGCGGACCGACACGGTGATGCCGGCGCGCTTGAGGTCGCGGGCGAACGCCAGTGCGATCCGTTCCTGCTCCCGCGTCGTCACCAAGAGCTCGAAGGTGAGGGGCTGGCGGGTGTCGCGCTTGCGCAGCACGGTGCCGTCGAGCTGGTAGCCGGCCTGCTCCAGCAAATCGAGCGCCCGGCGCAGGCCGGCGCGGTCGCGGCCCGAACCGTCGCTCGCCGGCAGCCTGAAACTGCCGTCCAGGATGTCGGCGCGGAGCCGCGACAGATATGGCTGGAGCAGCTTGCGTTCGCCGTCATCGGCCGCGCGGCCATAGGCCGACAGCTCCGAGCCGCCGAAGAACCCCGCGGTGCGGGTGTAGAGGCCGAAGAAGTAGTTGCGATTGATCCACTCGAAGTCGAACAGGTTGAGCAGCGCCTCGCGCACCCGAACATCGGCGAACACCGGACGGCGGGTGTTGAACACCAGGGTGTCGGTCGGCTCCGGCGTGCCCGGCTTGATCGCGTCGCGGATCACGTCGCCATGCCGTGCGGCGGGGAAGTCATAGCCTTCGCTCCAACGCAGCGGATCGGTCTCGACGCGGAAGTCGTAGAGCCCGCGCTTGAACGCCTCGAACTGTGCATTGGACTCGCGGAAGTAATCGATCCGCACCTCGTCGAAGTTCCACAGGCCGCGGTTGATCGGCAGGTCGCGGCCCCAATAGTTCGGGTCGCGCGTCAGGGTGACGCTAGTACCGGCCTGAACATTGGTGACACGGTAGGGGCCGGAACCGAGCGGCGGTTTC from Rhodopseudomonas palustris carries:
- the mfd gene encoding transcription-repair coupling factor is translated as MKTPSRSPAEQLTSGKALTFANVAEGAEGLIIADLARAVVAKPKAPAVSLTVICRDGPRMQQLARSLEFFAPDLEVLQFPAWDCQPYDRVSPHAGILAQRVTTLAKLSRLTGSDKPLIVLTTVNAAVQRVPVREIIAAQALSVAPGNVVPMDSIVAWLEHNGYSRASTVREAGEYAVRGGILDLFPAGLDQPVRFDFFGDQLESIRTFDAETQRTLHTMRGLDLVPVSEFQLVTETIRRFRMGYVAAFGAPHPDDQLYAAVSEGRRHPGMEHWLPLFQERMDTLFDYLKGTPVAIEPQSEDAARERFKQIADYYDARREAMEQPGSGAIYKPLPPDRLYLTDSEWTARLEGVALARLTPFALPDDTSDVIDAGARAGRNFAPERADANVNVFETLVAHVYALQAARKKVVIALWSEGSRDRMASMLKDHKLVALTSVNSWRTVQATPRNETMLAVVGLESGFETDAFAVITEQDVLGDRLVRQRKASKKLDNFISEVTSLSTGDIVVHVEHGIGRFVGLQTLEVGGAPHDCVELHYANDTKLFLPVENIELLSRYGSDGTTVELDKLGGSGWQARKAKLKNRIRQIAGELIKVAAERHLREAPKLPVQPQLYDEFCARFPYDETEDQLAAINAALGDLEKGTPMDRLVCGDVGFGKTEVALRAAFAVALDGKQVAVVVPTTLLARQHAKTFTERFRGFPVNVGQASRLVSTKELSQVKKGIADGTLDIVVGTHALLGKSIKFKDLGLVIVDEEQHFGVTHKEKLKQLRSEVHVLTLSATPIPRTLQLAMTGVRDLSIIASPPVDRLAVRTFVAPHDPLMIREALLRERYRGGQAFYVVPRIDDLAEVKDFLDKHVPEMKVAVAHGQMPPAVIEDIMSAFYDGKFDILLSTTIVESGLDIPNANTLIVHRADMFGLAQLYQLRGRVGRSKLRAYALFTLPQHNITAQAERRLKVLQSLETLGAGFQLASHDLDIRGAGNLLGEEQSGHIKEVGFELYQQMLEEAITNLKAGIVDEPVADRWSPQITIGMPVLIPEDFVADLAVRLSLYRRLADLDTDEEIENFAAELRDRFGPLPDEVRYLFKIAAIKAYCRRANVEKVDAGPKGVVISFRDNAFAQPDKLVFFIKRHGEAAKVRPDMKVVFFQVWETPEERLMGTTDILKQLADLAENRKAA
- a CDS encoding class I adenylate-forming enzyme family protein, which gives rise to MSPPNTSPTLDGLFRRTLARQPDAIALIDPPDKQRITGQPPRRMTYAEADRAISALAAHFVTAGLPSNSVIAVQLPNTIEFPLTVLAAHRAGLVVALLPQLWRHADLTAALNRTGARAIVSTRWIDGVSHSDLAMNAAAEAFSIRHVCGFGDDLPEGMASLDAAMEDPTALPPAPGPQEARRAAVISFDTTGDGVRAIPRSHLHLIAGGLVVFLESAIPQGAVLLSAQTPATFAGLASSMVTWLLSGGTLALHHPFDDALLERQIVDLGCQALVAPAPLALRLGEAGLTAQAPSLRSVVGLWRAPEQVASSPNWIGTPAHFTDIYLFGEAGLFGAQRTAEGTPAAIMPGPHTAPRDHAGGSTAGEILITPKGTLGLRGPMVTLAAYAPLPPLNSSIPMAPPPDYVDTGYAARLDRATGSICITAPPAGVMAVGGYRFLAQDLQEWAKRLGQGALLTALPDRLSGYRLAGRAQDNSRAREALAELGLNPLMVEAFRDAPKVDENRASTLTPH
- a CDS encoding extracellular solute-binding protein, with the translated sequence MGRVESEHRFIRRIKALAVAFAIGAGCLTGATSAGAEPAGTPAPAIVSHAIAMHGKPAQPADFTAMPYVNPDVPKGGRMIASVVGAFDSLNPLIVKGIAVQQMRGYVIESLLARGHDEPFTLYGLLARSVETDDIRSYVTFRIDPRARFSDGKPVTAEDVLFSWKLLRDKGRPNLRLYYGKVASAEALDPLTVRFDFGGAPDRELPLILGLMPVLPRHAVDPDSFEETSLKPPLGSGPYRVTNVQAGTSVTLTRDPNYWGRDLPINRGLWNFDEVRIDYFRESNAQFEAFKRGLYDFRVETDPLRWSEGYDFPAARHGDVIRDAIKPGTPEPTDTLVFNTRRPVFADVRVREALLNLFDFEWINRNYFFGLYTRTAGFFGGSELSAYGRAADDGERKLLQPYLSRLRADILDGSFRLPASDGSGRDRAGLRRALDLLEQAGYQLDGTVLRKRDTRQPLTFELLVTTREQERIALAFARDLKRAGITVSVRTVDAVQFDQRRLAYDFDMIPNRWDQSLSPGNEQSFYWGSDAADTPGTRNYMGAKDPAIDAMLAALLRARGRADFVDAVRALDRVLISGFYVVPVYSVREQWIARWNRLERPKATALTGYLPETWWYRPPPQQPPQR